One Primulina eburnea isolate SZY01 chromosome 4, ASM2296580v1, whole genome shotgun sequence genomic window, TTCAATGATATGTTTGTAATTTTTTCGTGTTGTATTTAACATGTTTATAAtcgaaattatgatttttttttatgtgtatTCTTGGTATTTGCAGTTCATGATCGACTCCCACTTACTGAGTGTTTCTCCCATCACTCACCCTTTACTCTCTTTCTCTCTCTAGATGAGAACGAAGAGCGAATAGATGAGGATGGACAAGTCATGTTTTGAGGATGGTGATGAAGAACAAGTTCATGATCAAGCATAGTTGATAATTTGATTTTGTTAAGTTTATAATTCACTTCTACATTTTGTTTTGAATCGCATTGTAAAGAAgatgatatatttttatgaaatataCTGGTTTGAATATTTGATTACTATGAAGCTTGTTATTTATAAATGGTGTGATTGCGAAACAATGTCAATATCAACCAACTTCGGTCTCGGGGTGTGACAAAAATGAATATGTTGTAGCTCGGTGGTGACGAAATGGACTGCAGGAATGTTCATCAATGAGAGAACTATTAGGACACCTTTTTCTCGCACCCAAGACACAacataagtttaaaattttgtttcgaTACTCGAAACAGACTTTGGTCTTCGTATGTTTAAAACCATTCATAGGACGTATACATGCTGTACTTGCGCGTATATTTCACTTGGCTCCAAACAAATCTGGTTTTAAAGCGGAGATAACATTTCTTGTAACTTTCTGCAAATGGATTTCCCTCCGATTGATTGTCAAATCTGGTCCATGATCAGATGCTACATTTTTCGCTTGGATTGCACCTTGAAATCGTAAGTGATTTGTGCATTGAGACAGTGACgtcataattttcaaaatccgGGATCGGTGTAGCGACAGAAGCACGACGATGGAATAACACGAAGTGGCCGAAATATTTTTCTCCGAAACCTATAGGATGGCCTAAACTTTTCCAAGAAAGGGGAGGAAGATTTGTGAATTTTGTACTTGTTTTGTGTGCAAAAAATTCCGGTATGTATTGTAAACTCTTATGGTATATTTATAGATTGTGACTCTTGATCCCACCAAGAGTCCATCTCCCACAAAGATTCCTCTTTGTCTCaaatatatacacatattttatatctccATATAAAGTGTATATATTTAAACActaatatatataaacatgcactTTTAATACATGCATAGacatattaattatattaaataatcattatttaatttatataattaactcattaattaattaattctagGCCCTTCTATAACATTTTATCAAAATTTGTACATGTTATTAGTCACCACTGCTAGTACcatcatttaattagtagaaTCTAAAtctattaaataaattattccgaactcattataactcCGATTGACGGTCCGGTAGCGCCGATGTATCAATGATATagtgaaaaacaaaaatttcgaaatcaaaattttcacttacTATATTGGGCAGATGCTAGTTTAATGAACTCTTTCATCAAAACAAACAGTTCTACTATCCTTCCTTAATTAGCAATTAAGCTaacttccatttctttcatcctatggaatcagcttataaactcctttataaacaTCTTGTTTGGTCTCCATCAAAATATAGTCGCCacattcaactccttgaacttTGAATTTCTCAATATAACTAACCGTGGGAATCCGATGCTTGTGTGACTCTCAATGGTTCACAgatacaactagccgtaggTTCACATTTctatgtgattcagaataaaatttattcttattcgggtttaccTTAATTAGCCCCTTTTTTTTCATCAACTTCTTAACCAAGAATGtgagaactcatttctgatttctctaatcggatcatggtaagagtgtctagtagcatcgtctcATGATCCTTTAGGCATCGTTGATGGTGCCTGCAAGCACCTTAAGTTATGGTTTGCGTATAATACGGTcttttcaacacatatatctcgATCTAATCTGCAATCATTGGTATATcaagagttgcatatgaattcgataacaatgtgatttatctttgagtactaataATGGCATGATATATACAACTAGGAAAACACATTTTTCTAAAACACATTTCTTGCTCTAGCAAGAGattccttgcactattaactaaTTAGTTCACATGATATCTTTACCCGTAGGCAAACGGTGAATCcccaactacaatgcatttgctcctacgtatttcgaaactacacccaacctcacCACCCGATGACCCTCAAGAGACTCAATAAGCGGATCAAAGTGCACtctagtacgtatagcccctacattgtcccgggtcaaagAACTAttagtgtacaaccataaccacGGACTATTCCACTTGATAAGTGAGAGTCACTTGGACAGTTTGAggaagggttgttcagtgcatcatcatatgatcacccatctgtaTAAATGGACATCTTCATGTCCTTGCTAATGAAACATGGCATTtatatcacatatgctagtcttgaactcaagcgacctttatccttattttatggGCCTAATTCAACTAtgaacatgtttagaatatatgatacacttcctaatgagtttcatgatcttacgttgcgaGGCAGATCTCATGGTAGCTATTAAATATTCAGGACTTTTTttatgcagcttgcatgagtatacaaataaaatataatgtcataattgaataaaatcataaaatattttaaaaataaaaattgttttaCAATAGTGTCAATAAAATCCCAAGCCACAAATTGATTTGTTGAACATCTATTCTAACATTAACTTCAACAACCCAAAGTTGAAAATCATCGTAATTAAATTAGAAAATCAGGCTTCAGATTGCTGATCATATCAGTGAAGTTGGAGACAAACATTTGAAAGGCTTGAAAAAGCCTTGGAATAAGATTTGGAAGGATGTTTTTCCTCGTTTGGAAGTTCGGAGGAAGATCAGGGAACGATGGTAATTGGAGTTCAACCAATTGAATTGAGGATCGTTCATGAAGTGtataaaataatatacatggataattaaatattttattaatttcaaaaattttgaaagtaaATGGGATATGTGATATATGCTATATCCTaactttttttaatatataaattaaaaaatatagacGATATTAATTCAATATTCCCAGTAGTTTAAGAATTTTGAAAATGGGATGAGATATTACAGTTATGATAAGTTAAAaacttattatttctaattTGAGTGGATAAAATAATTACGCTATTTAACATAAGAAAGATACATTTGTGGACCATGAATGTCACTGATCATATCTAATATAtagaatatatataaatataaaatatgttgaaaatcaaaatttataataatCTAAATTAATCATAGAATTAATTATGTCCTTCATAATTTCAAATACATGACTATGGAAAAATACACTTGCTGTGAAATTTAAAAGGACCAATTTTAATGACCTGATTTACACAGCCATATAATCACATCCTCAAGGCTGCTGCTTATACTTCATGCAAACCCGCAACAGCTGATCCGCTGCTTCATTCATGTCCTCTTCCTCTTCATTTTTCATCTTCTCACTCAACTCCATAGCCCTAAGCCTCAACTTTTCACCGTATTTCTCCACAATAACCTTATTTATCGCATTCACGAACTCGTCACTACTTAAATTTCCATCCTCGTCTCTTGCAACCTCAACACCAGCACCAGCCTCTACCAAGAACCTAGCATTCAAAGGCTGGTCGAGTTTCAACGGTACCGCTATTACTGGTACGCCAAAATAAAGACTTTCGATGATAGAACTCATCCCACAGTGACTCACAAAAGCACCTACGCTTTTGTGTGCCAAGATTTTTGCTTGTGGCGCCCATCCCTGCAAAATCATACACCTTTCTTTCACTCTATCTAGGAACCCCTTGGGCATTACCTCATGAATGTTAATAGTCTTTCCAACCGGAGATCTTACGACCCATACGAAGTTGACATTACATAGCTCCAACCCTTTTGCTATCTCCTCCATTTGATCTTTAGACAAGTAGTTTTCACTGCCAAAAGAAACGAACACAGTTGAAAACTGGGGTTTCGTGCTTAACCATTCCACAATCTCCGAACCGTTTTCTTCATTGTCCGAGCGTGTGATAAGTGGACCAACAGGTACCACGTTTTTCTTGCACAAAACAGACAGATAATCCACATACTTCCCTTCAATTCCCTTGCATGTCTTCATTAAAACAATGTCATAAGATAGTTCAAAGTGGCCAAATAACGAATCTTTATCATCCTCATCTCTTTTAAGTTGAGCAACCTCAGCTCGCGACGCTTTCCTCTCGTAGTCTTTAAGGTACAACGCCGGATAAGGGAAAGTTGAACCTTTAAACCTGAACCCATGATAAGCAAATGAATATGTTGCGGCTCCTGTGGTGGCGAAATGGACGGCCGGAATGTTCATGGATTTGGCCATTTTCGCTGCCCACGTTTGAAATCCATCGTAAATAAGCAAATCCGGTTTCAGATTGCTGATGATATCAGTGAAGCTGGAGACAGACATTTGAAAGGCCTGAAAAAGCCTAGGCATGAGATTTTGGGGGACGCTTTTCGTCGTGTGGAAGTGCGGAGGAAGATCAGGGAATGATGGTAATCTGAGTTCAACTAGTTGAATTGAATAATTTGAATTAGATTGTTGCTGAAGTGAATTTTTGATTGAATCAAGGTTGATTGCTGTAGAACAGAAGTATATATGGAAATTCTTTTTTGACAGATGCTTGGATAGTTCAAGATAGGGGAAGACATGGCCATATGCAATCCATGGAAACATAAGAATGCTGAATTTCCTGTGACATTTTTCCTCCATTAAAATGACTCGGTCTAAACTTTGTTCTGCTTGATGGTGTAGTTTTAACTTTTAAGGGTCTCTCTTGTTTTGATATATATCGGACGGCATCTTTTGTTTTGATGCGTTGAACGAGTTCTTTGATGGTATCACTACATATTTAGTGCTTTCCGCCATCAAA contains:
- the LOC140829718 gene encoding mogroside IIIx synthase-like, which translates into the protein MEEKCHRKFSILMFPWIAYGHVFPYLELSKHLSKKNFHIYFCSTAINLDSIKNSLQQQSNSNYSIQLVELRLPSFPDLPPHFHTTKSVPQNLMPRLFQAFQMSVSSFTDIISNLKPDLLIYDGFQTWAAKMAKSMNIPAVHFATTGAATYSFAYHGFRFKGSTFPYPALYLKDYERKASRAEVAQLKRDEDDKDSLFGHFELSYDIVLMKTCKGIEGKYVDYLSVLCKKNVVPVGPLITRSDNEENGSEIVEWLSTKPQFSTVFVSFGSENYLSKDQMEEIAKGLELCNVNFVWVVRSPVGKTINIHEVMPKGFLDRVKERCMILQGWAPQAKILAHKSVGAFVSHCGMSSIIESLYFGVPVIAVPLKLDQPLNARFLVEAGAGVEVARDEDGNLSSDEFVNAINKVIVEKYGEKLRLRAMELSEKMKNEEEEDMNEAADQLLRVCMKYKQQP